A genomic segment from Pseudanabaena sp. BC1403 encodes:
- a CDS encoding FAD-binding oxidoreductase: MRLTDNQLIALFTDLLGVDNVVLFDRLIPNLHDRIVSSLTPDSLSPACVLYPQTIAELSKAIALASEHRLRVLPCGNATKLDWGGLVSRADVVISTSKLNRVIEHCVGDLTVTVEAGVKYQDLQTVLAKAGQFLAIDPPYRANATIGGILATASAGSLRHRYNSVRDMCLGIEFVRADGEVVKAGGRVVKNVAGYDLMKLLTGSYGTLGIASRITFRLYPLPEYTQIVVITGTAEAIAQAQQKIGTSVLTPTACDLLSATMIADLGLGQGIGLVLQFASLKASVIEQCDRIAVLAKELNLEVQMLGTAEEFWELLEILIWQEELRNSDQSEDDASMVCKLGVLPSASVSLLQECEQIFDEQSHYLQIHAGSGLGVLRLEDVQDLGAIANQISKVRSIAESHSGFLTILEAPHELKFKANVWGYTGNASAVMDKIRQQFDARGLLSPDRMFSYSALRSVPNQ, translated from the coding sequence GTGAGACTTACTGATAATCAACTGATTGCATTATTTACTGACTTGCTTGGAGTGGATAATGTCGTTTTATTTGATCGCTTAATACCAAATTTGCATGATCGGATTGTGAGTAGCCTTACACCTGATAGCCTATCGCCTGCCTGTGTGCTTTATCCTCAGACGATCGCCGAACTATCGAAGGCGATCGCATTAGCCTCCGAACATCGATTACGAGTTTTACCTTGTGGCAATGCTACTAAGTTAGATTGGGGTGGCTTAGTGAGTAGAGCGGATGTAGTAATCAGTACATCAAAGTTAAATCGGGTGATTGAGCATTGTGTTGGGGATCTTACTGTCACAGTCGAGGCAGGGGTGAAGTATCAGGATTTGCAAACAGTCTTAGCAAAAGCAGGACAGTTTTTAGCGATCGATCCTCCTTATAGAGCTAATGCAACTATTGGCGGAATTCTAGCCACTGCTAGCGCTGGTTCGTTGAGACATCGCTACAACAGTGTGCGGGACATGTGCTTGGGTATTGAGTTTGTGCGAGCTGATGGTGAAGTCGTGAAGGCGGGTGGGCGTGTAGTCAAAAATGTGGCTGGCTATGACCTGATGAAATTATTGACAGGTTCTTATGGAACTTTGGGAATTGCTTCTAGGATTACTTTTCGGCTTTATCCTTTGCCTGAGTATACGCAAATTGTGGTGATTACTGGCACAGCCGAGGCGATCGCCCAAGCTCAGCAAAAAATTGGTACCTCGGTACTTACGCCCACTGCCTGCGATTTACTCTCAGCAACAATGATCGCAGATCTTGGTTTAGGACAAGGGATCGGCTTAGTTTTACAATTTGCGAGTCTCAAGGCTAGCGTAATCGAGCAATGCGATCGCATTGCTGTATTGGCGAAAGAATTGAATTTAGAAGTGCAAATGTTGGGTACGGCTGAAGAATTCTGGGAGCTGTTAGAGATTTTGATCTGGCAGGAAGAGCTGCGTAATTCAGATCAGTCTGAAGATGATGCTTCTATGGTTTGTAAGTTGGGTGTATTGCCATCGGCTAGCGTGTCATTACTGCAAGAATGCGAACAAATTTTTGATGAGCAATCCCATTATTTGCAAATACATGCTGGTAGTGGTTTAGGCGTTTTGCGTTTAGAAGATGTGCAGGATTTAGGTGCGATCGCAAATCAGATCTCGAAAGTGAGAAGCATTGCCGAATCCCATAGTGGATTTTTGACTATTCTTGAAGCTCCTCATGAATTGAAGTTTAAAGCTAATGTTTGGGGATATACAGGCAATGCCAGCGCTGTTATGGATAAAATTCGCCAACAGTTTGATGCACGAGGCTTACTGAGTCCAGACCGAATGTTTTCTTACAGCGCTTTGCGCTCAGTCCCAAACCAATAA